TCTCTTTCAACaagcacacataatgtttttatataacgATTCTgatttgtgtgttttctttttgttgacaGAGAAAGGATTTTGCATACGAGGCGATCTCTGTCCTTTTGACCACGGTAATGACCCTCTGATCGTGGATGACGTCACACTTCCTAGCATGATCCCGTTTCCACCCCCACCAGGCCTGCCCCGGATGCCCATGCCGCCAATGACCGAGCCTCCTCCTCGCATGCCCATGCCGCTGCGCCCTCCCCACGGACAGCCTCCGCCTCCGGGCATCTACCCCATGCCTGGTGAGTGTCGCTTTGATTTCAGCATGCTAGACTAGTTTTTTCCTcagttaagttaaaaaaaaaaaaattaaataattgtatagtctttgcttatttgttttatttatcattgTCAATTTAGCAAGTTTTATTACATCATAcagtttttaattgatttaaaaatcttgaaaaaataaatgtagtgCAATTCatcgtttgttttttttgttctgtttttttacatttttgattaatcGGTAGATATTCAAATCTTACACTATGCATCGCAGTATTTTCCAGAAAATAAGTTGCAGTGTTCCGTTACAAAACAGGAATGAAAAATAAGTGTAAActgtaaaacaaacataaattagAGTGGCTTTCATTATATGCAACATTTATCATAAACCCCAAgcctaaacaaatgtatttaaagtggaaatatatattatacatactaCCTATATGTGGgaaatgcactttagatgttttGCATTTTTGACATGAATTGCATTGTACAAGGCGCTCTGGAATTTAAGCTGCAACATgtttcagattataaaaaaaaaactgaatgctaATAAAGTAAATGCATTTGTTAATTGTTCAAATGTATCAAAGTCTTGGACTCTAAATCTCGAGTGTGACTTTATATTATCAGCACGTCCTAAGGTGTAGTTCAGTCTGCTCTTGTCTTGTTTTAGGGCCTCCTCTAATCCCAGCTCCTGGGATAGATACTCCACCCCACTCCAGAACCAGCAGAACCTCTTCCCCTTTGGCCCTGCCTGGAGTGGGACcccctcctcctccaccaccaccacctccttcctcttcttcctcctcttctgccTCTCTCCACCCTCAGTACACTCTCTCTGAATGTAAGCCACTGCGCTTCTCTGTTCTCAGCTTGAGCAGTGGTGCTTCTAGAGCTTACTGTTAGAAGtgggttttaaaggggtcatctcaTTTAGGAAGAAAACGTCTGGTTTTGATGCACTGGACAGATACTCCAGTTACTCTGTTTTTTCCCATCcatctgtatttttgtttaatttttattattttaagtggaCTTCACAGAAGGaagtatgacccctttaaagaaaaataagCCTCTTTTCTGTCGGTGGTGGTCCTGGTCTTATATTTTTTCCTCAAGGCTGCAGTAACAGATTCTGACCATGTAGTTGTGCTGTTGTTGCATTTTACCTCTTGCATCTTTTTGAGCTTTTTCCTctgttacttaaagggatagttcaccctcagttgctggtctccattgacttaacatagtgtttatttttttattatttttttcatactatcAGGTCAGTAGGGagcagcaactgaaggtgaactgctcttttaaaattgaaaaacaattttaaataatgaaaattgaGACCGTGCTTACAAACACCTAAGGtcttttttaaattgaataaagggAAATAAGCTTCATCTTTTGTTAGCAGTgtctattattatatatattttcccctGCATGCAGTGCATATGTTTTAACATGCACGTCTTGTCTCATACAGACAACTATGACCCTGAGGCCTATAACCCAGAGTCTCCAGGACTGACCGGGCCAGGCAGAGCTCAATACCGCCATTTCATCCCCCGCATCCAGACGCAGAGACCCAATCTCATCGGCCTCACCGCTGGTGACGGGCAAAACTCCCGAGGTATCAGATGTGTGTACTTCATTAAAGTTTTAAACTCGTTCGTTTTGGTAACATGTAACTGAACTTtggtttattcatgtttttagcGGCTAACATCGTAATCCAGACAGAGCCAGCCGTCACGAGTGTGTCGAGTGGCGATGTGAGGTACAGCTCTGAGCAGGAGAACAGGAAGAGATGCCTACCATCTACAGACGGACCacaggccaaaaaaccctggatGGAAAAGTGAGTGATGAGTGAGCTGAGATCTGTATCCTCAGACACGGATTCTGATGTAAACTCATGTGGTGTGACGGGGTCTTTTCTGTTTTACAGACAAAATTTCAATAACCAGCATAAACCCACCTTCCCGAAAAAGAACCATTATGTAAACACCAAACTAGAGGTCCGCAAAATCCCCCGGGAGCTCAACAACATCACCAAACTCAATGAGCACTTCAGCAAGTTTGGAACGATAGTCAACATCCAGGTACACATCCTATATAGATTCACTTGGATATCAACTACATGCTTTCTCAAAAAGATTGCTTTTTAGATTGATTTATGTCATCGTGGTCATCTAATGCTTTTGTTACACTTTGTTCAGAAGTAAAACTGCGTCCTGTCCTGTGATTTCTACAGGTGGTGTTTGGGGGTGACCCTGAGGCGGCATTGATCCAGTACACAGCTAATGATGAGGCTCGGAGGGCCATCTCCAGCACCGAAGCTGTTCTGAATAACCGCTTCATCAGAGTGTACTGGCATCGAGAGACCACATCGAACACACAGGAACAGGGACCCAGTCAGAGCACAAACCCTGGACAACAACATCCCACAACACACAAGGTCTGGCACAAGTGTCTGAGTAAAGGCTGTTCCTACATTTCATTGTGTTCTAATATTTGGGAAACAGACTCTTTACTGGCTAACCCTCATTGAAACATTTGTGTTAACGATTAAGTTTCACAGATGGGAGCTTGTTTGCCATTTGTCTACATTCCTTGACTGAAATAAATTTTGTTTACaggtcattaataagcagcaccCAGCAGGATCGTACGTGCTGAACAATAAAACCTTCCCTAAACAGCAGACGGCCCCGGGAGCCACGGGCACAACGGGCGGCACTGAACCGACCAGCCCCAGCCAGGAACCTTCAGTGGTAAAGAAAGCACATGAATGTTTGCACACATCTGACTGAGagaatacatttacattgtcatttagcagacgcttttatcctaagcaacttacaaatgaccCCAGACATTCTCAAAAGTTCTTATCATAAAGAGCATTTTAATTTCTTGCCGAGGCTCTACTTATAGTTTTATGTGTGTATACACTATCAAAAGCAAAAGCAAATATTTTTGgcagaagtctcttatactcacaaggccacatttatttgatcaaaaataaagtaaaaacagtaatattgtgattttattttattacaatttaaaataaatttataataaaaaatactgttatttatattttatatatttttatatatttatattttgtctatttgactaatttaaaatgctatttattcctgtgatactaaaattacattttcagcattattacttcagtcttccatgtcatatgatcctttagaaatcattctaatatgctgatttgctgctcgagtATTAGTAACTAATACTGGTAATTCACAGTTATTAATGAGGAACCCTTttatttatcagtgttgaacTTAGTTTCTGCTATTTAGTaattttgtagaaaccatgaaaacttaggattatttgataagaatgttcaaaagaagaaTATATAAGATTTctagaaatattatttcaatttcatatgaaatataaatcttttgtaacattctaaatgttatAATCAAATTGTTGTGGCCTTTTTGAatcaaactattattattatttttaaatacattttttaaattggttCACAAAAGTTTAAGcattaaaaaccttttttgtttctcgagaagcaaatcagcatgatttctgaaagggtcatgtgacactaaacACAGGAgtaacaaaactgaaaatttcCATCGCAgaaattgattattttttaatttatattaaaaagcaAGTGTGTAAGagacatctttaaaaacactcatattaacattttatttatatagaagcCCGAACAAAAAGCTGTGAGGTGCAAtagtcaaaaatgtattttttaatgcatatttagaTAGAAAAGCGGATTAAAAAGCTGCAGAGCTTTGTAAACCTCTCAGAGTAATCATGTCATTTCCATAAGAAATATATTATTGCCAAGAAAAATTTACCAGGATTTCTATTAATGGTAACTTAGCGCTAATTTAACAGTACTGTacgtgtgaaaggggctaaactctTCCTCTGTTTACGATGTGAATTTGAATTAACGTTGATCTGGGAAATCTGTGCATTATTTCTCTAGGtttgtaatgtaaatcatttataaacctttgccaacacaggagaaGACATAAAACTGTTTCTAAATATGCCATTTACTGTACATAgcaatttgaaaataaaagtttctgcttGTGGCCAAATGCGTTGGTGCCTTTCGCAGgcatttgttttaatacataatgtACTTAAGTTGCATATTATGAATATGCAtattgcattatgtattttaacattgttGTTCAATTAAGTCATGTAATTTCTTggttttcatatttcatttgagCCAAATGTTATTGCCTCATAGTTAAATAATCATTACCGGTAGTTGCAGCCCTagattacaatatttattaatacagcTGGATCGTTTTACCCTTTGctattaaaagacaaatatttagtctttttttttttttttttttatagtattaaaATATTCTCATTCTAGAATCTGTATTTTTTCTTATCTCATGAGCAAAGTGTATTGTCACACCTCTAGTGTTGATAAGAGGTGATATAGCTCATAATTTTCCAAGTGTATGACACAGCTTCCATTCTTCAGGTCAACCctatattcatgaaaataatagcaataactttgccatagtatcctttAAAATGGTCAAGCTGTCACAGTCGTTGCATGGttcaaattttttgttgttgtctcgttttaacctgtgtgtgtgtctgtgtgtgtgtgtgtgtgtgtgtatatatatatatatattatataatattatattatatatatttttttatatatataaataatgtgttCATAATCCGTCAACACTTATTGTAATTTCTCTGTTAAACAAGGGTTTGACACCACCTTCAGGTTTAGCGAAGGGTCAGTTCTCACGCACGGTGTTGAAAACCGCATCAAAATCTTTGGGAAAAACGGCCAAAGTACTGGAAGCTCAGGAGGTTTTGAAAAAGAAGCAGGTGAGTATTTCCTTTCTCCTTCTGTCCTCTGTAAACCAATAGCAGTGGTGATAGTCTGGATTTTACTTATGAGTGAGCTtatgtgacctctgaccttctgTCCTTCAGGAGGCGCTGAAACTGCAGCAAGACATGAGGAAGAAGAAACAAGAAATGCTTGAAAAACAGATCGAATGTCAGAAGGTAGGAAGATATAACAAAACATTTGTTGATATACAAAAAGCTGAAATCTTGGATGAATCTacacatttattaatgtatttatttagtatttatgaCTTTAATTCCACATTTCAGAGTAATGTTGAATGTCATATGGCTGAAAGTTGTCAGTTGATCTATCTTGCGAGTGTCCAAGACATTTTTTTGACACAGCATAGAATGGAATTCATGTCAAATTAACAATGTTAATTCCTTattatttgtttcttaaaaaaaaaaaaaaaaaggattgtatTTAATAGGATTGAATACATAAGAAACAGATcaagttttctttttcaaattttccccaaaatgtattcattgtcaaattatttattactaataataagaTGATTGATTTAATAGGTGAATCAAAACTGAGGACCCTGCAATGAATGTGTTTTCCTGATTCACTTTTAGttaaatgaatataatacacaATAACTTCACTAGAGATTTTGTACATCCTGTTTGATGACACTAAACCTGAAACGTCTTCTGCAGGTGCTGATAAACCGCCTGGAAAAGAACAGAGGGATGAAGCCAGAGGAAAGAGCCAACATCATGAAGACACTCAAAGAACTGACAGAGAAGATCTCTCAGCTGAAGAATGAGATCAGCCCCACCTCACAAGCTACTGCCAACACCACACAAACAAAGTCAAAAACAGATGTAAGACAGCTCTTATAGAACTGCTGTTACTGCTGAAAGAAGCTTCTGATGGCTTAGCACAGATCATCGTGTCTGATATCCGAGTATAGGCAGAACTTAGAATCTGTAGTTACATAGATTGCCACCTTTGTTTTATAAGATCTTACTGAATTTAAGTCTAACCATCATTTCATCTACAATATTATTTCATCTGTAGGCACAGAAAGAGTTGCTTGACGCAGAGTTGGACTTCCATAAGAAGTTGACGTCAGGAGAAGACACCACAGATCTGAAGAGGAGGTTGGGTCAGTTGCAGGTGGAGGTAAGTGGCCACTGTGATCTGTGATATCTGaaaagaaattataatttttgggaagAAAATTAAGCCTGTTATAGCACCAATAAAAAAAAGGTGTTGTACATTTATAGTTTATTATAGAACAATAGAAATAACTTTTTACTGTCTTAGTGATACGTGGTTTTACCTGTGGTTATCATGATCTACAAATGTGTGATGCTAGCTGTGGATAATTTTAATAAGATTAGAGTCTTAACTCTGTcagtaagaatatttacattttagctTATAAAAATAGTTACAATGCTGGTACTGTCAACTCAAGCCACTTTCAAATCTGCAATACCATAAGAAAAcacatgtattattaataaataagatTATTAGTAAGTATTCATTTTTTCAAAAGCAATTAAAGCGTTTAAATGCAGTTAACTTACCGGCCGCGCCCCCACACCTGTAAatcatcttacatttcatacagttgacttttgacaaatatgatgcagggcaACCACTCCATAACTGCATTTATGCCCTGAAATTCAAGATATTGGTGCAGAAATGCCCCTGAAtgtgtttttgtctcatatttatattatataataaaccaTATCACAGGGGCAGTGAAAGCAATAGCACACGAGTGCTGTTTGTCCCGAATATCAGGAGTTCAATTGTGATTTTATGCAGcagttcatttacatttacatttacatttattcatatagctgacgcttttatccaaagcgacttacagttgctatgtatgtcagaggtcacattcgaacccgggtctcacaccaaaggcatgtgtcttatccactgtgccaacaccaccccatttcaaacttttctttcgtggaacataaaagaaaatgttttgaagaCTGTTGGTAACAGAGCTGTTTTGGTTCAGTAAACAATAAGTAACAATATTGTGTTTTGCTCAGATTTGTATAGAACATATGTATCTTTTAAAGCCATAGCAGAATTGTTGTGCATCTCCAAGCAGCACAGCagtgtttagtttctgaatgaatccatgttttgaatgaatcgtGTGAATCAATGATTCCATTGTAAGTCCACAAGACCgaaagtgcacatgaagtgttccatttgggacagggcctaagAGAGACATTGacttcattactgaatgaatcaaaaAGTTTGAGCGAATCAGAAGAAGACATTTACTACCATCTGCTGGCagatttagtttcttatttagagtataatttaattattaataataaaattaaagggatagttcaccccaaaaatgtttattctgtcatttactcattcttatatcatttcaaacctttctttcgtggaacataaaagaacgtattttgaagactgttggtAACAGCTGTTTTGGTTACtaatgactttcattgtatgacaAACGATACTGAGATGTTTCTCACAGGCTGTTGTTAGGCTGTTGTAGCCTTTTTGttgaaaaaaggaagaaatatttcctttagaaatatttattttagaaatatttctaaaGCTACAATTTGTAATGTCTACtttagggttgtgccgatagacgatagtattGTGTATCGaagatagtcagagatatcgacgaTAG
This genomic stretch from Carassius gibelio isolate Cgi1373 ecotype wild population from Czech Republic chromosome B21, carGib1.2-hapl.c, whole genome shotgun sequence harbors:
- the LOC127986100 gene encoding RNA-binding protein 27-like isoform X3 translates to MIIENVEALKSWLAKLLEPICEADPSALANYVVALVKKDKPEKELRALCADQLDVFLQKETTGFVDKLFECLTTKNYLGNPAAKEESKIPVQKLEEKEETSHVEDDRDNRRRRSPLRNRSDFNESRTRDDRRRDDRKRREPDRHGKSGGESYRDRHERRGGSSRGRSYSRSRSRSRSGSRGKSREREHNQRRAEHRSKFEQERKDTEPYVPSSGHMGNPHHQQTHPPPLLPLPPPQHQFPSSGSPAVPNAVTVVAPAHLPDSTTESWSTYFTNHTDIKSFNKSSTLKHRCRDYDEKGFCIRGDLCPFDHGNDPLIVDDVTLPSMIPFPPPPGLPRMPMPPMTEPPPRMPMPLRPPHGQPPPPGIYPMPGPPLIPAPGIDTPPHSRTSRTSSPLALPGVGPPPPPPPPPPSSSSSSSASLHPQYTLSEYNYDPEAYNPESPGLTGPGRAQYRHFIPRIQTQRPNLIGLTAGDGQNSRAANIVIQTEPAVTSVSSGDVRYSSEQENRKRCLPSTDGPQAKKPWMEKQNFNNQHKPTFPKKNHYVNTKLEVRKIPRELNNITKLNEHFSKFGTIVNIQVVFGGDPEAALIQYTANDEARRAISSTEAVLNNRFIRVYWHRETTSNTQEQGPSQSTNPGQQHPTTHKVINKQHPAGSYVLNNKTFPKQQTAPGATGTTGGTEPTSPSQEPSVGLTPPSGLAKGQFSRTVLKTASKSLGKTAKVLEAQEVLKKKQEALKLQQDMRKKKQEMLEKQIECQKVLINRLEKNRGMKPEERANIMKTLKELTEKISQLKNEISPTSQATANTTQTKSKTDAQKELLDAELDFHKKLTSGEDTTDLKRRLGQLQVEATRLGLISAGRGKPPAAPSRGRGRGRGRSLRGRGGGNHMVVDHRPRALTIIGFTQEEKEELMPHFMKFGEIEELRDHDASSVVMTFKTRSEAENAANQGAKFKGRILQISWYRPKTPSVSTEPEEEESKKEVSAAGIHVMTEPVSPFLLPEEEEEDDDEDDEYESRSWRR
- the LOC127986100 gene encoding RNA-binding protein 27-like isoform X1; translated protein: MIIENVEALKSWLAKLLEPICEADPSALANYVVALVKKDKPEKELRALCADQLDVFLQKETTGFVDKLFECLTTKNYLGNPAAKEESKIPVQKLEEKEETSHVEDDRDNRRRRSPLRNRSDFNESRTRDDRRRDDRKRREPDRHGKSGGESYRDRHERRGGSSRGRSYSRSRSRSRSGSRGKSREREHNQRRAEHRSKFEQERKDTEPYVPSSGHMGNPHHQQTHPPPLLPLPPPQHQFPSSGSPAVPNAVTVVAPAHLPDSTTESWSTYFTNHTDIKSFNKSSTLKHRCRDYDEKGFCIRGDLCPFDHGNDPLIVDDVTLPSMIPFPPPPGLPRMPMPPMTEPPPRMPMPLRPPHGQPPPPGIYPMPGPPLIPAPGIDTPPHSRTSRTSSPLALPGVGPPPPPPPPPPSSSSSSSASLHPQYTLSEYNYDPEAYNPESPGLTGPGRAQYRHFIPRIQTQRPNLIGLTAGDGQNSRGIRSANIVIQTEPAVTSVSSGDVRYSSEQENRKRCLPSTDGPQAKKPWMEKQNFNNQHKPTFPKKNHYVNTKLEVRKIPRELNNITKLNEHFSKFGTIVNIQVVFGGDPEAALIQYTANDEARRAISSTEAVLNNRFIRVYWHRETTSNTQEQGPSQSTNPGQQHPTTHKVINKQHPAGSYVLNNKTFPKQQTAPGATGTTGGTEPTSPSQEPSVGLTPPSGLAKGQFSRTVLKTASKSLGKTAKVLEAQEVLKKKQEALKLQQDMRKKKQEMLEKQIECQKVLINRLEKNRGMKPEERANIMKTLKELTEKISQLKNEISPTSQATANTTQTKSKTDAQKELLDAELDFHKKLTSGEDTTDLKRRLGQLQVEATRLGLISAGRGKPPAAPSRGRGRGRGRSLRGRGGGNHMVVDHRPRALTIIGFTQEEKEELMPHFMKFGEIEELRDHDASSVVMTFKTRSEAENAANQGAKFKGRILQISWYRPKTPSVSTEPEEEESKKEVSAAGIHVMTEPVSPFLLPEEEEEDDDEDDEYESRSWRR
- the LOC127986100 gene encoding RNA-binding protein 27-like isoform X6 translates to MIIENVEALKSWLAKLLEPICEADPSALANYVVALVKKDKPEKELRALCADQLDVFLQKETTGFVDKLFECLTTKNYLGNPAAKEESKIPVQKLEEKEETSHVEDDRDNRRRRSPLRNRSDFNESRTRDDRRRDDRKRREPDRHGKSGGESYRDRHERRGGSSRGRSYSRSRSRSRSGSRGKSREREHNQRRAEHRSKFEQERKDTEPYVPSSGHMGNPHHQQTHPPPLLPLPPPQHQFPSSGSPAVPNAVTVVAPAHLPDSTTESWSTYFTNHTDIKSFNKSSTLKHRCRDYDEKGFCIRGDLCPFDHGNDPLIVDDVTLPSMIPFPPPPGLPRMPMPPMTEPPPRMPMPLRPPHGQPPPPGIYPMPDNYDPEAYNPESPGLTGPGRAQYRHFIPRIQTQRPNLIGLTAGDGQNSRGIRSANIVIQTEPAVTSVSSGDVRYSSEQENRKRCLPSTDGPQAKKPWMEKQNFNNQHKPTFPKKNHYVNTKLEVRKIPRELNNITKLNEHFSKFGTIVNIQVVFGGDPEAALIQYTANDEARRAISSTEAVLNNRFIRVYWHRETTSNTQEQGPSQSTNPGQQHPTTHKVINKQHPAGSYVLNNKTFPKQQTAPGATGTTGGTEPTSPSQEPSVGLTPPSGLAKGQFSRTVLKTASKSLGKTAKVLEAQEVLKKKQEALKLQQDMRKKKQEMLEKQIECQKVLINRLEKNRGMKPEERANIMKTLKELTEKISQLKNEISPTSQATANTTQTKSKTDAQKELLDAELDFHKKLTSGEDTTDLKRRLGQLQVEATRLGLISAGRGKPPAAPSRGRGRGRGRSLRGRGGGNHMVVDHRPRALTIIGFTQEEKEELMPHFMKFGEIEELRDHDASSVVMTFKTRSEAENAANQGAKFKGRILQISWYRPKTPSVSTEPEEEESKKEVSAAGIHVMTEPVSPFLLPEEEEEDDDEDDEYESRSWRR
- the LOC127986100 gene encoding RNA-binding protein 27-like isoform X4 — translated: MIIENVEALKSWLAKLLEPICEADPSALANYVVALVKKDKPEKELRALCADQLDVFLQKETTGFVDKLFECLTTKNYLGNPAAKEESKIPVQKLEEKEETSHVEDDRDNRRRRSPLRNRSDFNESRTRDDRRRDDRKRREPDRHGKSGGESYRDRHERRGGSSRGRSYSRSRSRSRSGSRGKSREREHNQRREHRSKFEQERKDTEPYVPSSGHMGNPHHQQTHPPPLLPLPPPQHQFPSSGSPAVPNAVTVVAPAHLPDSTTESWSTYFTNHTDIKSFNKSSTLKHRCRDYDEKGFCIRGDLCPFDHGNDPLIVDDVTLPSMIPFPPPPGLPRMPMPPMTEPPPRMPMPLRPPHGQPPPPGIYPMPGPPLIPAPGIDTPPHSRTSRTSSPLALPGVGPPPPPPPPPPSSSSSSSASLHPQYTLSEYNYDPEAYNPESPGLTGPGRAQYRHFIPRIQTQRPNLIGLTAGDGQNSRAANIVIQTEPAVTSVSSGDVRYSSEQENRKRCLPSTDGPQAKKPWMEKQNFNNQHKPTFPKKNHYVNTKLEVRKIPRELNNITKLNEHFSKFGTIVNIQVVFGGDPEAALIQYTANDEARRAISSTEAVLNNRFIRVYWHRETTSNTQEQGPSQSTNPGQQHPTTHKVINKQHPAGSYVLNNKTFPKQQTAPGATGTTGGTEPTSPSQEPSVGLTPPSGLAKGQFSRTVLKTASKSLGKTAKVLEAQEVLKKKQEALKLQQDMRKKKQEMLEKQIECQKVLINRLEKNRGMKPEERANIMKTLKELTEKISQLKNEISPTSQATANTTQTKSKTDAQKELLDAELDFHKKLTSGEDTTDLKRRLGQLQVEATRLGLISAGRGKPPAAPSRGRGRGRGRSLRGRGGGNHMVVDHRPRALTIIGFTQEEKEELMPHFMKFGEIEELRDHDASSVVMTFKTRSEAENAANQGAKFKGRILQISWYRPKTPSVSTEPEEEESKKEVSAAGIHVMTEPVSPFLLPEEEEEDDDEDDEYESRSWRR
- the LOC127986100 gene encoding RNA-binding protein 27-like isoform X7 — encoded protein: MIIENVEALKSWLAKLLEPICEADPSALANYVVALVKKDKPEKELRALCADQLDVFLQKETTGFVDKLFECLTTKNYLGNPAAKEESKIPVQKLEEKEETSHVEDDRDNRRRRSPLRNRSDFNESRTRDDRRRDDRKRREPDRHGKSGGESYRDRHERRGGSSRGRSYSRSRSRSRSGSRGKSREREHNQRRAEHRSKFEQERKDTEPYVPSSGHMGNPHHQQTHPPPLLPLPPPQHQFPSSGSPAVPNAVTVVAPAHLPDSTTESWSTYFTNHTDIKSFNKSSTLKHRCRDYDEKGFCIRGDLCPFDHGNDPLIVDDVTLPSMIPFPPPPGLPRMPMPPMTEPPPRMPMPLRPPHGQPPPPGIYPMPDNYDPEAYNPESPGLTGPGRAQYRHFIPRIQTQRPNLIGLTAGDGQNSRAANIVIQTEPAVTSVSSGDVRYSSEQENRKRCLPSTDGPQAKKPWMEKQNFNNQHKPTFPKKNHYVNTKLEVRKIPRELNNITKLNEHFSKFGTIVNIQVVFGGDPEAALIQYTANDEARRAISSTEAVLNNRFIRVYWHRETTSNTQEQGPSQSTNPGQQHPTTHKVINKQHPAGSYVLNNKTFPKQQTAPGATGTTGGTEPTSPSQEPSVGLTPPSGLAKGQFSRTVLKTASKSLGKTAKVLEAQEVLKKKQEALKLQQDMRKKKQEMLEKQIECQKVLINRLEKNRGMKPEERANIMKTLKELTEKISQLKNEISPTSQATANTTQTKSKTDAQKELLDAELDFHKKLTSGEDTTDLKRRLGQLQVEATRLGLISAGRGKPPAAPSRGRGRGRGRSLRGRGGGNHMVVDHRPRALTIIGFTQEEKEELMPHFMKFGEIEELRDHDASSVVMTFKTRSEAENAANQGAKFKGRILQISWYRPKTPSVSTEPEEEESKKEVSAAGIHVMTEPVSPFLLPEEEEEDDDEDDEYESRSWRR
- the LOC127986100 gene encoding RNA-binding protein 27-like isoform X2 — encoded protein: MIIENVEALKSWLAKLLEPICEADPSALANYVVALVKKDKPEKELRALCADQLDVFLQKETTGFVDKLFECLTTKNYLGNPAAKEESKIPVQKLEEKEETSHVEDDRDNRRRRSPLRNRSDFNESRTRDDRRRDDRKRREPDRHGKSGGESYRDRHERRGGSSRGRSYSRSRSRSRSGSRGKSREREHNQRREHRSKFEQERKDTEPYVPSSGHMGNPHHQQTHPPPLLPLPPPQHQFPSSGSPAVPNAVTVVAPAHLPDSTTESWSTYFTNHTDIKSFNKSSTLKHRCRDYDEKGFCIRGDLCPFDHGNDPLIVDDVTLPSMIPFPPPPGLPRMPMPPMTEPPPRMPMPLRPPHGQPPPPGIYPMPGPPLIPAPGIDTPPHSRTSRTSSPLALPGVGPPPPPPPPPPSSSSSSSASLHPQYTLSEYNYDPEAYNPESPGLTGPGRAQYRHFIPRIQTQRPNLIGLTAGDGQNSRGIRSANIVIQTEPAVTSVSSGDVRYSSEQENRKRCLPSTDGPQAKKPWMEKQNFNNQHKPTFPKKNHYVNTKLEVRKIPRELNNITKLNEHFSKFGTIVNIQVVFGGDPEAALIQYTANDEARRAISSTEAVLNNRFIRVYWHRETTSNTQEQGPSQSTNPGQQHPTTHKVINKQHPAGSYVLNNKTFPKQQTAPGATGTTGGTEPTSPSQEPSVGLTPPSGLAKGQFSRTVLKTASKSLGKTAKVLEAQEVLKKKQEALKLQQDMRKKKQEMLEKQIECQKVLINRLEKNRGMKPEERANIMKTLKELTEKISQLKNEISPTSQATANTTQTKSKTDAQKELLDAELDFHKKLTSGEDTTDLKRRLGQLQVEATRLGLISAGRGKPPAAPSRGRGRGRGRSLRGRGGGNHMVVDHRPRALTIIGFTQEEKEELMPHFMKFGEIEELRDHDASSVVMTFKTRSEAENAANQGAKFKGRILQISWYRPKTPSVSTEPEEEESKKEVSAAGIHVMTEPVSPFLLPEEEEEDDDEDDEYESRSWRR
- the LOC127986100 gene encoding RNA-binding protein 27-like isoform X5, coding for MIIENVEALKSWLAKLLEPICEADPSALANYVVALVKKDKPEKELRALCADQLDVFLQKETTGFVDKLFECLTTKNYLGNPAAKEESKIPVQKLEEKEETSHVEDDRDNRRRRSPLRNRSDFNESRTRDDRRRDDRKRREPDRHGKSGGESYRDRHERRGGSSRGRSYSRSRSRSRSGSRGKSREREHNQRRAEHRSKFEQERKDTEPYVPSSGHMGNPHHQQTHPPPLLPLPPPQHQFPSSGSPAVPNAVTVVAPAHLPDSTTESWSTYFTNHTDIKSFNKSSTLKHRCRDYDEKGFCIRGDLCPFDHGNDPLIVDDVTLPSMIPFPPPPGLPRMPMPPMTEPPPRMPMPLRPPHGQPPPPGIYPMPGPPLIPAPGIDTPPHSRTSRTSSPLALPGVGPPPPPPPPPPSSSSSSSASLHPQYTLSEYNYDPEAYNPESPGLTGPGRAQYRHFIPRIQTQRPNLIGLTAGDGQNSRGIRSANIVIQTEPAVTSVSSGDVRYSSEQENRKRCLPSTDGPQAKKPWMEKQNFNNQHKPTFPKKNHYVNTKLEVRKIPRELNNITKLNEHFSKFGTIVNIQVVFGGDPEAALIQYTANDEARRAISSTEAVLNNRFIRVYWHRETTSNTQEQGPSQSTNPGQQHPTTHKVINKQHPAGSYVLNNKTFPKQQTAPGATGTTGGTEPTSPSQEPSVGLTPPSGLAKGQFSRTVLKTASKSLGKTAKVLEAQEVLKKKQEALKLQQDMRKKKQEMLEKQIECQKVLINRLEKNRGMKPEERANIMKTLKELTEKISQLKNEISPTSQATANTTQTKSKTDAQKELLDAELDFHKKLTSGEDTTDLKRRLGQLQVEATRLGLISAGRGKPPAAPSRGRGRGRGRSLRGRGGGNHMVVDHRPRALTIIGFTQEEKEELMPHFMKFGEIEELRDHDASSVVMTFKTRSEAENAANQGAKFKGRILQISWYRPKTPSVSTEPEEEESKKEEPVSPFLLPEEEEEDDDEDDEYESRSWRR